One genomic window of Actinoplanes lobatus includes the following:
- a CDS encoding cytochrome P450: MAEPRTRIDPTDPDIYLHGIPHAEFAELRRTEPVCWIPQPRGSAGFDDEGYWAVTRHADVMTVSRDSDTYSSRENTAIVRFQPDMTRDRIEMQQAVLLNMDPPQHTKQRAVVSRGFTPRAVNSLRAALESRAERIVHTALATGDAGDFVTEIACELPLQAIAELLGVPQEDRGNVFEWSNSMIGYDDPEFSGADPMESAMGLLGYAMQMADERQSCPRDDIVTTLVKAEIDGSHLSIDEFGFFVLMLAVAGNETTRNAISHGMLALLSNPAQWDLYKQTRPRTAVDEFVRWGSPINAFQRTALHDTVLAGVPIHTGQRVAMFYGSANYDDDVFAAPHTFDITRSPNPHLGFGGSGAHFCLGANLARLEIDLIFNALADHMPGITLAGPAQRLRSGWINGIKHLPVKYH, translated from the coding sequence GTGGCCGAGCCGCGCACCCGCATCGACCCCACCGATCCGGACATCTACCTGCACGGCATCCCGCACGCCGAGTTCGCCGAACTGCGCCGCACCGAACCGGTCTGCTGGATCCCGCAGCCGCGCGGCAGCGCCGGATTCGACGACGAGGGGTACTGGGCGGTCACCCGGCACGCCGACGTGATGACCGTGTCCCGCGACAGCGACACCTACTCCAGCCGGGAGAACACCGCGATCGTCCGCTTCCAGCCGGACATGACCCGCGACCGGATCGAGATGCAGCAGGCCGTCCTGCTCAACATGGACCCGCCGCAGCACACCAAACAGCGCGCCGTCGTCTCCCGCGGCTTCACCCCGCGCGCCGTCAACAGCCTGCGCGCCGCCCTCGAATCCCGCGCCGAACGGATCGTCCACACCGCCCTCGCCACCGGCGACGCCGGCGACTTCGTCACCGAGATCGCCTGCGAGCTGCCGTTGCAGGCCATCGCCGAACTGCTCGGCGTCCCGCAGGAGGACCGCGGCAACGTCTTCGAATGGTCCAACTCGATGATCGGCTACGACGACCCCGAATTCAGCGGCGCCGACCCGATGGAATCCGCGATGGGCCTGCTCGGCTACGCCATGCAGATGGCCGACGAACGACAGTCCTGCCCCCGCGACGACATCGTCACCACCCTGGTCAAGGCCGAGATCGACGGCTCACACCTGTCCATCGACGAATTCGGCTTCTTCGTCCTGATGCTCGCCGTCGCCGGAAACGAGACCACCCGCAACGCCATCTCCCACGGCATGCTCGCGCTGCTGTCCAACCCCGCACAGTGGGATCTCTACAAGCAGACCCGCCCGCGCACCGCCGTCGACGAGTTCGTCCGCTGGGGCAGCCCGATCAACGCCTTCCAGCGCACCGCCCTGCACGACACGGTCCTCGCCGGAGTCCCGATCCACACCGGCCAGCGGGTCGCCATGTTCTACGGCTCCGCCAACTACGACGACGACGTCTTCGCCGCGCCGCACACCTTCGACATCACCCGCAGCCCCAACCCGCACCTGGGCTTCGGCGGCAGCGGCGCCCACTTCTGCCTGGGCGCCAACCTCGCCCGCCTGGAGATCGACCTCATCTTCAACGCTCTCGCCGACCACATGCCCGGCATCACCCTCGCCGGTCCCGCTCAGCGCCTGCGCTCCGGCTGGATCAACGGCATCAAACACCTTCCGGTCAAATACCACTGA
- a CDS encoding steroid 3-ketoacyl-CoA thiolase has product MGTPVIVDAVRTPIGKRGGWLSGLHPAELLGAALRALPAADVEQAIGGCVTQGGEQSNNITRTAWLHAGLPHTTGCTTIDAQCGSAQQAAHLIAGLIAAGAIGAGVACGVESMSRVPLRANLGDAGLPRPGSWDIDLPNQYVAAERIADRRGLTREDLDRFGVRSQANAARAWAEGRFDREVIAVGDVTRDQGLRDTTVEGLAGLRPVLPDGRHTAGTSSQISDGAAALLIMDAGRARALGLRPRARIVAQCLVGAEPYYHLDGPIAATDRVLATAGMKIEDLDRCEVNEAFASVVLSWLAVHRADPDRVNVNGGALALGHPVGSTGARLLTTALHELERIDGTTALVTMCAGGAMSTASVIERL; this is encoded by the coding sequence GTGGGGACACCGGTCATCGTCGATGCGGTTCGCACTCCGATCGGCAAGCGTGGCGGGTGGCTGTCCGGCCTGCATCCGGCCGAACTGCTCGGTGCCGCGCTGCGGGCGCTGCCGGCGGCCGATGTGGAACAGGCCATCGGCGGCTGTGTCACCCAGGGCGGCGAGCAGTCGAACAACATCACCCGTACGGCCTGGTTGCACGCGGGCCTGCCGCACACGACCGGCTGCACCACGATCGACGCGCAGTGCGGTTCGGCCCAGCAGGCGGCGCACCTGATCGCCGGCCTGATCGCGGCCGGCGCGATCGGCGCGGGCGTGGCCTGCGGGGTGGAGTCGATGAGCCGGGTGCCGTTGCGTGCCAACCTGGGCGACGCCGGCCTGCCCCGCCCCGGGTCGTGGGACATCGACCTGCCGAACCAGTACGTGGCCGCCGAACGGATCGCCGACCGCCGCGGCCTGACCCGCGAGGATCTGGACCGGTTCGGGGTGCGCTCGCAGGCGAACGCGGCACGGGCCTGGGCGGAGGGCCGGTTCGACCGGGAGGTGATCGCGGTCGGTGACGTCACTCGTGACCAGGGCCTGCGGGACACCACGGTCGAGGGGCTGGCCGGGTTGAGGCCGGTGCTGCCGGACGGGCGGCACACGGCGGGCACCTCGTCGCAGATCTCCGACGGCGCGGCCGCGCTCCTGATCATGGACGCCGGCCGGGCGCGGGCGCTGGGTCTGCGGCCACGGGCCCGGATCGTGGCGCAGTGCCTGGTCGGCGCGGAGCCGTACTACCACCTGGACGGCCCGATCGCGGCCACCGACCGGGTTCTGGCCACGGCCGGGATGAAGATCGAGGACCTGGACCGGTGCGAGGTGAACGAGGCGTTCGCCAGCGTGGTGCTGTCCTGGCTGGCGGTGCACCGCGCCGATCCGGACCGGGTCAACGTCAACGGCGGGGCGCTCGCGCTGGGCCATCCGGTCGGCAGCACCGGCGCCCGGCTGCTGACCACCGCGCTGCACGAGCTGGAACGTATCGACGGCACGACCGCGCTGGTGACCATGTGCGCCGGCGGGGCGATGTCGACCGCAAGCGTCATCGAACGGCTGTAG
- a CDS encoding DUF3068 domain-containing protein, with product MRRITGAALFGLGILSLLLAMALVWIIVPSQEKVPLDLEPPDVVVEAPNASFVQVKTLPDGAPQVAVEHAGLRSTTGIKPDFEAAAEIPGERAGETLVWNVYHSTRRADTDEMINSSESRVALDRTTGEAVPWAGQCHLEEKADPATGVGCTPGNVQFEGQLYLFPFGTEKRTYQYWDSTLGEALPIGYQAEEEFHGLPTYRFQQQVPEQEAEMDPQTLAGLLGFLAPGATTGSISYRATRTLWVEPMTGAIVGYREQQHRELVPDVGAPIVIFDADLQYDQATLDAVGAEAEHGRDLLLMLGRYVPIGLTVLGLLLIVAGVLLTRGAGPRGGHRAPDATRPLPTPVPQG from the coding sequence ATGCGGCGGATCACCGGCGCGGCCCTGTTCGGACTCGGCATCCTCAGTCTCCTGCTCGCGATGGCCCTGGTCTGGATCATCGTGCCCTCGCAGGAGAAGGTGCCGCTCGACCTGGAGCCGCCGGACGTGGTGGTGGAGGCGCCCAATGCCTCCTTCGTGCAGGTCAAGACGCTGCCGGACGGGGCGCCGCAGGTGGCCGTGGAGCACGCCGGCCTGCGGTCGACCACCGGCATCAAACCCGACTTCGAGGCGGCCGCCGAGATCCCCGGCGAGCGGGCCGGCGAGACCCTGGTCTGGAACGTGTACCACTCCACCCGACGGGCCGACACCGACGAGATGATCAACAGTTCGGAGAGCCGGGTCGCGCTCGACCGCACCACCGGCGAAGCGGTGCCGTGGGCCGGGCAGTGCCACCTCGAGGAGAAGGCCGACCCGGCCACCGGCGTCGGCTGCACCCCCGGCAACGTGCAGTTCGAGGGCCAGCTCTACCTCTTCCCGTTCGGCACCGAGAAGCGCACCTACCAGTACTGGGACTCCACCCTGGGTGAGGCGCTGCCGATCGGCTACCAGGCCGAGGAGGAGTTCCACGGGCTGCCCACCTACCGCTTCCAGCAGCAGGTGCCCGAGCAGGAGGCCGAGATGGACCCGCAGACCCTGGCCGGGCTGCTCGGGTTCCTGGCTCCCGGCGCCACCACCGGCAGCATCTCCTACCGGGCCACCCGCACCCTCTGGGTCGAGCCGATGACCGGCGCCATCGTCGGCTACCGCGAACAGCAGCACCGGGAACTCGTGCCGGACGTCGGTGCCCCGATCGTCATCTTCGACGCCGACCTGCAATACGACCAGGCCACCCTGGACGCCGTCGGCGCCGAGGCCGAACACGGGCGCGACCTGCTGCTCATGCTCGGCCGGTACGTCCCGATCGGGCTCACCGTCCTCGGCCTGCTGCTGATCGTCGCCGGGGTGCTGCTGACCCGGGGCGCCGGACCGCGCGGCGGGCACCGGGCGCCGGACGCCACCCGGCCGCTGCCGACGCCGGTTCCGCAGGGCTGA
- a CDS encoding SDR family oxidoreductase: protein MTGPAGRGLLTGKVVVVTAAAGAGIGSAVARRCLDEGARVVLGDSHERRLGETRDKLSDLYPGRVWAIPCDVTDETGVGRLIGGAVSRYGRIDVLVNNAGLGGNRPVPQMSDEEWHLVLDVTLTGTFRCTRAALRQMIAQGGGGAVVNNASVLGWRAQAGQAHYAAAKAGVMAFTRCTALDVAGHGIRVNAVAPSLAAHPYLSRVISETELAELAGREAFGRAAQPWEVATVIAFLASDYASYLTGEVISVSSQHA from the coding sequence ATGACCGGCCCGGCCGGGCGCGGTCTGCTGACCGGCAAGGTCGTGGTGGTGACCGCGGCGGCCGGCGCCGGCATCGGCTCGGCGGTGGCCCGGCGCTGCCTGGACGAGGGGGCCCGGGTGGTGCTCGGCGACAGTCATGAGCGCCGCCTCGGCGAGACCCGCGACAAGCTCTCCGACCTGTATCCGGGCCGGGTGTGGGCGATCCCCTGCGACGTCACCGACGAGACCGGGGTGGGGCGGCTGATCGGTGGCGCGGTGTCCCGGTACGGCCGGATCGACGTGCTGGTCAACAACGCCGGGCTGGGCGGGAACCGGCCGGTTCCCCAGATGTCCGACGAGGAGTGGCACCTGGTTCTGGACGTCACCCTGACCGGCACGTTCCGCTGCACCCGGGCCGCGCTGCGCCAGATGATCGCGCAGGGTGGCGGCGGTGCGGTCGTCAACAACGCGTCGGTGCTCGGCTGGCGGGCCCAGGCCGGGCAGGCGCACTACGCCGCCGCGAAGGCCGGGGTGATGGCGTTCACCCGGTGCACCGCCCTGGACGTGGCCGGGCACGGCATCCGGGTCAACGCGGTCGCGCCGAGCCTGGCCGCACACCCGTACCTGAGCCGGGTGATCAGCGAGACCGAACTGGCCGAGCTGGCCGGGCGGGAGGCCTTCGGGCGGGCCGCGCAGCCGTGGGAGGTGGCCACCGTGATCGCCTTCCTCGCCAGCGACTACGCCTCCTATCTGACCGGCGAGGTCATCTCGGTGAGCAGCCAGCACGCCTGA
- a CDS encoding acyl-CoA dehydrogenase family protein encodes MSLRVIPEVAPVTDDDAFRREIRDWLDANLTDELRGAGGPGRENEAFPQRLAFARRLAAGGWTTLAWPVAHGGRGAPLQRQVIFHEEYARAGAPSRVDHIGTTMVGPTLIALGTPEQRTRFLPAIAAVEQLWCQGYSEPGAGSDLAGVTTRARLDGDRWVLTGQKVWTSLAHVADWCFVLARTEPVPPGGPRHAGLSYLLVPMRQPGVTVRPIRQLTGDSEFNEVFFDDATTEAGLVVGEPGQGWRVAMATLAFERGAATVGQQVGFQRDLDDLIAVARRTGATTDPALRDRLTRAWIDLSVLRAHTLRSLTEDLPAGSSVIKLLWTRWRQGLGDLAMDVLAAGDAGPEATERWQRYFLFSRADTIYGGSNEIQRGIVAERVLGLPRQARG; translated from the coding sequence GTGAGCCTACGCGTGATCCCGGAGGTGGCGCCAGTGACCGACGACGATGCGTTCCGGCGCGAGATCCGGGACTGGCTGGACGCGAATCTGACCGATGAGCTGCGCGGCGCCGGTGGCCCGGGCCGCGAGAACGAGGCCTTCCCGCAGCGTCTGGCCTTCGCCCGGCGGCTCGCCGCGGGCGGGTGGACCACGCTGGCCTGGCCGGTGGCGCACGGTGGGCGCGGCGCGCCGCTCCAGCGGCAGGTGATCTTCCATGAGGAGTACGCGAGAGCCGGCGCCCCGAGCCGCGTCGACCACATCGGCACCACCATGGTCGGCCCGACCCTGATCGCCCTCGGCACACCGGAACAGCGGACGAGGTTCCTGCCCGCGATCGCCGCCGTCGAGCAGCTGTGGTGCCAGGGCTACTCGGAGCCGGGCGCCGGTTCCGACCTGGCCGGCGTCACCACCCGGGCCCGGCTCGACGGCGACCGCTGGGTGCTGACCGGCCAGAAGGTGTGGACCTCGCTGGCCCACGTGGCCGACTGGTGTTTCGTGCTGGCCCGCACCGAGCCGGTCCCGCCCGGCGGCCCGCGCCACGCCGGCCTGTCCTACCTGCTCGTGCCGATGCGGCAGCCGGGCGTCACGGTCCGGCCGATCCGGCAGCTCACCGGGGACAGCGAGTTCAACGAGGTGTTCTTCGACGACGCCACCACCGAGGCGGGCCTGGTCGTCGGCGAGCCGGGTCAGGGCTGGCGGGTCGCGATGGCCACCCTCGCCTTCGAGCGGGGCGCGGCCACCGTCGGCCAGCAGGTCGGCTTCCAGCGGGATCTGGACGACCTGATCGCGGTGGCCCGGCGGACCGGAGCCACCACCGACCCGGCCCTGCGCGACCGGCTCACCCGCGCCTGGATCGATCTGTCGGTGCTGCGCGCGCACACGCTGCGCAGCCTCACCGAGGACCTGCCGGCCGGCTCCTCGGTGATCAAACTGCTCTGGACCCGTTGGCGGCAGGGCCTCGGTGACCTGGCCATGGACGTGCTGGCCGCCGGTGACGCGGGACCGGAGGCGACCGAGCGCTGGCAGCGGTACTTCCTGTTCAGCCGGGCCGACACCATCTACGGCGGGTCCAACGAGATCCAGCGCGGCATCGTGGCCGAGCGGGTGCTCGGGCTGCCCCGTCAGGCCCGGGGATGA
- a CDS encoding FadD3 family acyl-CoA ligase produces METVPAALARAALEFGRHPALVDPHVHRWDFAGLHDEVVTVARALIASGIEPGDRVAIWAPNSARWMLSALGVLYAGGTLVPVNTRYTAVEAADVIGRSGARGLIVTGPFLGTDRLASLREHGAELPPFVLALPAWDAFRERSGEVPRDAAEERAAAVRPDDVSDILYTSGTTGRSRGAMSAHRQSLGVARDWARIGGLDIRDRYLVVNPFFHSFGLKAGILACLVSGATVVPQAVFDVPRTLDLIETERISVLPGPPTLYIGLLDHPVRGGRDLRSLRLAVTGAATVPPVLVERIRDELGFATVLTAYGLTEAVVATMCRPGDDTRTVAFTSGRAAAGFEVRIAEKDGEVLLRGPNVMLGYLDDPAATAEAIDPDGWLHTGDVGTLDDAGNLTITDRLKDMYVCGGFNVYPAEVERALAALPGVSEAAVVGVPDARLGEVGRAYVVARPGHELTAGQVIGFCRERLAGYKVPRSVVFPDGLPHNASGKVLKYRLRETT; encoded by the coding sequence ATGGAGACCGTCCCGGCGGCGCTCGCACGGGCGGCGCTCGAATTCGGCAGGCATCCGGCCCTGGTCGATCCGCATGTGCACCGATGGGATTTCGCCGGGCTGCACGACGAGGTCGTCACGGTGGCGCGCGCGCTGATCGCATCCGGGATCGAGCCCGGCGACCGGGTCGCGATCTGGGCCCCCAACAGCGCCCGATGGATGCTGTCCGCGCTCGGCGTCCTCTACGCGGGCGGCACGCTCGTGCCGGTCAACACCCGCTACACCGCGGTCGAGGCGGCCGACGTGATCGGCCGCAGCGGGGCGCGCGGCCTCATCGTCACCGGCCCGTTCCTCGGCACCGACCGGCTCGCCTCGCTGCGCGAGCACGGCGCCGAACTGCCGCCGTTCGTGCTCGCGCTGCCCGCATGGGACGCCTTCCGGGAGCGGTCCGGCGAGGTGCCGCGCGACGCGGCCGAGGAGCGGGCCGCAGCGGTACGGCCGGACGACGTCAGCGACATCCTCTACACCTCCGGGACGACCGGCCGCAGCAGAGGCGCGATGAGCGCGCACCGGCAGTCGCTCGGCGTGGCCCGGGACTGGGCGCGGATCGGCGGACTCGACATCCGCGACCGGTACCTGGTGGTCAACCCGTTCTTCCACAGCTTCGGGCTCAAGGCCGGCATCCTGGCCTGCCTGGTCAGCGGGGCCACCGTGGTGCCGCAGGCGGTGTTCGACGTGCCCCGGACCCTCGACCTGATCGAGACCGAGCGGATCAGCGTGCTGCCCGGGCCGCCGACGCTCTACATCGGGCTGCTCGACCATCCGGTACGGGGTGGGCGTGACCTGCGGTCCCTGCGGCTGGCCGTGACCGGGGCGGCCACCGTCCCGCCCGTGCTGGTCGAGCGGATCCGCGACGAGCTGGGGTTCGCCACCGTGCTCACGGCGTACGGGCTGACCGAGGCCGTGGTGGCGACCATGTGCCGGCCCGGCGACGACACCCGGACCGTGGCGTTCACCAGCGGACGGGCCGCCGCCGGTTTCGAGGTGCGGATCGCCGAAAAGGACGGCGAGGTGCTGCTGCGCGGGCCCAACGTGATGCTCGGCTACCTCGACGACCCGGCCGCCACCGCCGAGGCGATCGACCCGGACGGGTGGCTGCACACCGGCGACGTGGGGACCCTCGACGACGCCGGCAACCTGACCATCACCGACCGGCTCAAGGACATGTACGTGTGCGGCGGCTTCAACGTCTACCCCGCCGAGGTGGAGCGGGCACTGGCCGCCCTGCCCGGGGTGTCCGAGGCGGCCGTCGTCGGGGTGCCGGACGCGCGGCTCGGCGAGGTCGGGCGCGCGTACGTGGTGGCCCGTCCCGGACACGAGCTGACCGCCGGGCAGGTGATCGGCTTCTGCCGGGAGCGGCTGGCCGGCTACAAGGTGCCACGGTCGGTCGTGTTCCCGGACGGGTTGCCGCACAACGCGAGCGGCAAGGTGCTCAAGTACCGGCTGCGGGAGACGACATGA
- a CDS encoding enoyl-CoA hydratase, giving the protein MSDVVLYERRGPVGLVTMNRPRYRNAQNSAMTYALDDAFTTAVDDPEVAVIVLAGAGDHFSAGHDIGTPERDADTPFPRRAVTWWDHTGRDGADRRYAREMEVYLGMCRRWREIPKPSIAMVQGACVAGGLMLTWVCDLIVAAEDAFFADPVLRMGIPGVEYFAHPWALGPRFAREVLFTGDRFGAQRAYEVGMVNRVVPRAALESETFALAAKVATMPSFGLALAKRAVNLCEDQMGMRAGMDTVFGLHHVAHSHNAETTADPLAGLTPATMKAAASPDRGVAE; this is encoded by the coding sequence ATGAGCGATGTCGTCCTTTATGAACGGCGCGGCCCGGTCGGCCTGGTCACGATGAACCGGCCGCGCTACCGGAACGCACAGAACTCGGCGATGACGTACGCCCTCGACGACGCTTTCACGACGGCCGTCGACGACCCCGAGGTGGCGGTGATCGTGCTGGCCGGGGCGGGCGACCACTTCTCCGCCGGGCACGACATCGGCACCCCCGAACGGGACGCCGACACACCCTTCCCGCGCCGGGCGGTGACCTGGTGGGACCACACCGGACGCGACGGCGCCGACCGCAGGTACGCCCGCGAGATGGAGGTCTACCTGGGCATGTGCCGGCGCTGGCGGGAGATCCCGAAACCGTCCATCGCCATGGTGCAGGGCGCCTGCGTGGCCGGCGGGCTCATGCTGACCTGGGTGTGCGACCTGATCGTGGCGGCCGAGGACGCGTTCTTCGCCGACCCGGTGCTGCGGATGGGCATCCCCGGCGTCGAGTACTTCGCCCACCCGTGGGCGCTCGGGCCGCGCTTCGCCCGGGAGGTGCTGTTCACCGGCGATCGATTCGGGGCACAGCGGGCGTACGAGGTGGGCATGGTCAACCGGGTCGTCCCCCGGGCCGCACTCGAATCGGAGACGTTCGCGCTGGCCGCGAAGGTCGCCACGATGCCGTCGTTCGGGCTGGCGCTGGCCAAGCGGGCGGTCAACCTGTGCGAGGACCAGATGGGCATGCGCGCCGGCATGGACACGGTCTTCGGGCTGCACCATGTCGCCCACTCCCACAACGCGGAGACCACCGCCGACCCGCTGGCCGGCCTGACCCCCGCCACCATGAAGGCCGCCGCCTCCCCCGATCGCGGGGTGGCGGAGTGA
- a CDS encoding acyl-CoA dehydrogenase family protein, with product MNLDLDDAAVRFRDEVRDWLAANVPAGPLPGVDTADGDRAHRSWERRLAAAGLAAVGWPVEYGGRAAPPLHTLLFDEEYHAAGAPVRIGQNGLFLLAPTLLAHGTAEQCARILPPMARAGQVWAQAWSEPDAGSDLASLRSRARRVDGGWSLSGQKTWSSRAVVADRAFGLFRSTPGQNRHRGLTYLMFDLRAPGVTVRPIRQLDGAAGFAEIFLDDVFVPDADVIGEPGDGWRVAMSTAAHERGLSLRGPGRFTAAADRLVQLWLTTPRSRPVERDRVAGAWVRARAYRMAAYASLERPVPPSATKLFWSELDVLLHETALDVLGPLAEADPEWTAGYLFSLAGPIYAGTNEIQRDTLAQRVLGLPREPR from the coding sequence GTGAATCTCGATCTCGACGACGCGGCGGTCCGTTTCCGGGACGAGGTGCGGGACTGGCTGGCGGCCAACGTCCCGGCCGGCCCCCTGCCCGGAGTGGACACCGCCGACGGGGATCGCGCGCACCGATCCTGGGAGCGCAGGCTCGCGGCGGCCGGGCTGGCCGCGGTGGGATGGCCGGTCGAATACGGCGGGCGGGCCGCGCCGCCCCTGCACACGCTGCTGTTCGACGAGGAGTACCACGCCGCCGGGGCTCCGGTGCGAATCGGGCAGAACGGCCTGTTCCTGCTGGCGCCGACCCTGCTGGCACACGGCACGGCCGAACAGTGCGCCCGGATCCTCCCGCCGATGGCCCGCGCCGGGCAGGTGTGGGCGCAGGCATGGTCAGAACCGGACGCCGGCAGCGATCTGGCGTCCCTGCGTTCCCGGGCCCGGCGGGTCGACGGCGGCTGGTCGCTGTCCGGCCAGAAGACGTGGAGCTCCCGGGCGGTGGTGGCGGACCGCGCGTTCGGGCTGTTCCGGTCCACGCCCGGGCAGAATCGTCACCGGGGCCTGACGTACCTGATGTTCGACCTGCGGGCGCCGGGCGTGACGGTCCGGCCGATCCGGCAGCTCGACGGCGCGGCCGGGTTCGCCGAGATCTTCCTGGACGACGTCTTCGTGCCGGACGCCGACGTGATCGGCGAACCGGGCGACGGCTGGCGGGTGGCGATGAGCACCGCCGCCCACGAGCGCGGCCTCTCCCTGCGCGGGCCGGGCCGTTTCACCGCCGCCGCCGACCGCCTGGTCCAGCTCTGGCTGACCACTCCTCGCTCCCGGCCGGTCGAGCGGGACCGGGTGGCGGGCGCGTGGGTCAGGGCACGCGCGTACCGGATGGCGGCGTATGCCTCGCTGGAGCGGCCGGTGCCGCCGAGCGCGACCAAACTGTTCTGGTCCGAACTGGACGTCCTGCTTCACGAGACGGCACTGGACGTGCTCGGCCCGCTCGCCGAGGCGGATCCGGAGTGGACCGCGGGCTACCTGTTCTCGCTGGCCGGGCCGATCTACGCGGGCACGAACGAGATCCAGCGCGACACCCTCGCCCAGCGGGTCCTGGGACTGCCCCGGGAGCCGCGATGA